The Glycine max cultivar Williams 82 chromosome 12, Glycine_max_v4.0, whole genome shotgun sequence genome window below encodes:
- the LOC121173201 gene encoding secreted RxLR effector protein 161-like, which yields MYLTATRPDLMFAVCLVSRYVERPTGMHLAAVKRIFRYLRGIIDFGIIYRRGNEATLIAYLDSDYAGDVNDRRSTLGYVFVLGSGAVSWSSKKQPVVTLSTTEAEFIAAASYAC from the coding sequence ATGTACCTCACCGCAACCAGACCAGACTTGATGTTTGCAGTATGCTTGGTCAGCAGATATGTGGAGAGACCTACAGGAATGCATCTAGCTGCAGTAAAAAGGATTTTCAGGTACTTGAGAGGTATAATTGATTTTGGGATCATATATAGAAGAGGAAATGAGGCTACTCTGATAGCTTACTTGGATAGTGACTATGCAGGAGATGTAAATGACAGGAGAAGTACCTTAGGGTATGTCTTTGTGCTTGGATCAGGTGCAGTATCCTGGTCTTCTAAGAAGCAACCGGTGGTGACTTTGTCAACCACAGAAGCTGAGTTTATAGCAGCAGCTTCCTATGCTTGTTAA